From the Brachyhypopomus gauderio isolate BG-103 unplaced genomic scaffold, BGAUD_0.2 sc94, whole genome shotgun sequence genome, one window contains:
- the LOC143495194 gene encoding uncharacterized protein LOC143495194 → MADDPNFAYTGGSTESTVADVTDCFDSEQNKKVHQSSSDGEGTIVLDVTLFNSDEDTSVPELRRTDSVILNRQMLGYTTDEYPSSEDSEEEYVPQSDEDIESDSLEHDSAAEGDCSSGDKQHKGKKRKAQTTNSHERDNQQCKRRHMTDSSSQVGNVTGESSSTSSTDVTVMTLKKKEHGGRLYNKKFYCVFCAKPFSKIARHLEFKHKDKPEVARAITFPKSSKERRIHFSLLRNRGNRIHNNQVLKEGKGMVIPQQQSSVPVKASDYLHCVNCEAYLKRRTLWKHMQRCHLNKKVKKTGKTRVQALCAYAQPVPDTVSAKFWKIVLDMHEDAVTNVVRTEKVILKFGEHLFNKHGHDVTKHEYIRQKMRETGRLVLQGKKNGKLKIMNDFFVPCNFPHVIEAVKTVAGLNEDTNTYKTPSLALKLGHNLKKIANIIECEAMMSGDEKVIHNVQVFKQLCETKWSECVSSQALRNLSEAKWNAPQLLPFAEDVKKMHQYLNIQRKQWQNALEKEPNKKNWAELAKITLCEVILFNRRREGEVSKMSLNAFTLRDTSATHPDVEHALSDLEKKLCKHFQRVEIKGKRGRKVPLLLTPDMLASMELLVKCRRKCDVPDENQFMFGRPQALSHFRGSDVIRLIAQSCGAKHPEALSSTKLRKHMATMSKVLNLKDNEMDDLADFLGHDIRVHRQYYRLPEGTLQLAKISKVLMALERGQLSQFKGRNLDEISIDPEEKMTVDSDASDTDEDVRAVKDAESESSPSLSDHQEMMRTSKPTTEAAQVCIQPKTSLHPAKGSSKTQKRKWTDEEIKAVEKTLMEFISMGKVPGKSQCLHCIETSPTALKSRSWEAIKYYVKNRIDASKRHSK, encoded by the exons ATG GCAGATGATCCAAATTTTGCATACACTGGTGGCAGCACTGAAAGCACAG TTGCTGATGTGACGGATTGCTTTGACTCTGAACAGAACAAG aAAGTACACCAGAGCTCCAGTGATGGTGAAGGAACCATTGTCCTTGATGTAACTTTATTTAATTCTGATGAGGACACAAGTGTACCTGAGCTCAGAAGAACTGACAGTGTAATT CTTAATAGACAAATGCTTGGATACACAACAGATGAATATCCAAGTTCTGAGGACAGTGAGGAAGAATACGTTCCTCAGTCTGATGAAGACATAGAAAGTGACAGTTTAGAACATGACAGTGCAGCAGAAGGAGACTGTTCATCAGGAGATAAACAGCACAagggaaagaagagaaaggcaCAGACTACTAACTCTCATGAACGAGATAACCAACAATGTAAGAGAAGGCATATGACGGACTCTAGTTCCCAGGTTGGAAATGTCACTGGAGAATCCTCATCAACCAGTTCTACTGATGTAACAGTCATGACACTAAAGAAGAAAGAACATGGTGGCAGACTGTACAACAAAAAATTctattgtgtgttttgtgctaAGCCATTCAGCAAAATTGCACGACATTTGGAATTTAAACACAAAGATAAACCTGAAGTGGCAAGAGCAATTACTTTTCCAAAGAGCTCTAAGGAGCGAAGAATACACTTCAGTTTATTGCGAAACAGAGGGAACCGCATACATAATAATCAGGTGTTGAAAGAAGGGAAAGGAATGGTGATACCCCAGCAACAATCCAGTGTACCTGTAAAGGCCAGTGATTACCTACACTGTGTTAATTGTGAAGCTTACCTCAAGAGGAGAACACTGTGGAAACACATGCAGAGATGTCATCTTAACAAGAAAGtgaaaaaaacaggaaaaactAGAGTCCAGGCCCTTTGTGCATATGCTCAGCCAGTTCCAGATACTGTGAGTGCCAAATTTTGGAAAATAGTTCTTGACATGCATGAAGATGCGGTAACAAATGTTGTCCGTACAGAGAAAGTAATATTGAAATTTGGTGAACACCTTTTCAATAAGCATGGACACGATGTCACAAAACACGAGTATATTAGGCAAAAGATGCGCGAGACAGGGCGACTTGTTCTCCAAGGAAAGAAAAATGGGAAATTAAAGATTATGAATGATTTCTTTGTACCATGCAATTTCCCTCATGTAATAGAGGCAGTTAAGACTGTGGCTGGCTTGAATGaggacacaaacacatacaaaacaccaTCTTTGGCACTGAAATTGGGTCACAACCTTAAAAAAATTGCAAATATTATTGAGTGTGAAGCAATGATGTCTGGTGATGAGAAAGTAATTCACAATGTGCAAGTTTTTAAGCAACTGTGTGAGACTAaatggagtgagtgtgtgtcatcCCAAGCCCTCAGGAATTTGAGTGAGGCTAAATGGAATGCTCCACAACTTCTTCCCTTTGCTGAAGATGTGAAAAAAATGCACCAGTATCTAAATATTCAAAGAAAACAGTGGCAAAATGCACTTGAAAAAGAACCAAACAAGAAGAACTGGGCAGAGCTTGCAAAAATTACTCTTTGCGAGGTTATACTTTTTAATCGTAGAAGAGAAGGAGAAGTGTCTAAGATGTCCCTTAATGCCTTTACATTGAGGGACACCTCAGCGACTCATCCAGACGTAGAGCATGCTTTATCTGACCTTGAAAAGAAACTCTGTAAGCACTTCCAGCGAGTAGAGATAAAGGGCAAACGTGGACGAAAGGTTCCCCTTCTCCTCACACCGGATATGTTGGCATCAATGGAATTGCTTGTCAAGTGTCGCCGAAAATGTGATGTGCCTGATGAGAATCAGTTCATGTTTGGGAGACCACAAGCACTCAGTCACTTCAGAGGATCTGATGTTATTCGTCTCATTGCTCAAAGCTGTGGGGCAAAACACCCTGAAGCGTTATCCTCCACTAAACTGAGAAAGCACATGGCCACTATGTCCAAGGTTCTCAACTTGAAGGACAATGAAATGGATGACCTTGCTGACTTCCTTGGCCATGATATCAGAGTGCATCGCCAGTATTATAGGCTGCCTGAAGGCACATTACAGCTGGCGAAGATAAGTAAAGTGCTTATGGCCCTGGAACGAGGACAGTTGTCTCAATTTAAAGGAAGAAATCTTGACGAGATCAGCATTGATCCAGAAG AGAAAATGACTGTGGACAGTGATGCATCGGACACAGATGAGGATGTCAGGGCTGTGAAGGATGCTGAATCTGAATCTTCACCTTCACTATCAG ACCATCAAGAAATGATGAGGACAAGTAAACCCACCACTGAAGCTGCACAAGTCTGCATCCAGCCAAAGACAAGTCTGCATCCAGCCAAAG GATCATCAAAAACTCAAAAAAGGAAATGGACTGATGAAGAAATTAAAGCTGTAGAGAAAACACTTATGGAGTTCATCAGCATGGGAAAGGTTCCTGGGAAATCCCAGTGTCTTCACTGCATTGAGACATCACCAACAGCACTTAAATCAAGAAGCTGGGAAGCAATAAAATATTATGTCAAAAATCGCATTGATGCTTCAAAGCGACACTCTAAATAA